In the genome of Candidatus Methylomirabilota bacterium, the window TGAGGTCCACCTCCAGCACGTGCGCCTCCGCCATCATGAGCTCTCCGAGCGCGCGGACCGCACCGGCCAGTGGGCCCCGGTCCACCGGCGGCAACCCCCGGGGTCCCCCGAGCAGGCGGGGCAGCCCGCCTTCGCTCAGCATCTCGCGGATGTCGTCGTCGGCCACGGGGGCGAGCCGCAGCGCGACGTCGCGAACGACCTCGGTCAGCACTCCGCCCGCGCCCACCGCAACGACCGGACCGAAGACCTCGTCGCGGCGCGCCCCCAGCAAGAGCTCGACCCCGGGTCCCACTTGGGCCTGGACCACGAAGCGCTCGACGCCGACCCGCCCGGCGAGCTCGCGGCACGCCTCCCGCACGGCCGCCGCGTCACGGAGGCTGAGCGCGACGCCGCCCACCTCGGTCTTGTGGATCACTCCGGGGGCGTCGACCTTCACGACGACCGGGTAGCCGATCGCCTCGGCCGCCATCACCGCCTCGTCGGCAGACCCCGCGGCGCCTTCACGACAGAACGTGATGCCGTAGGTCTCGAGCAGTCGTCGCGCCTGGGCGTGGGACAGCGGCCGGCTCGCCGCGGCGGCGCCAGCCGGCGCGGACGAGTCGTGCCCGTGACGGCACGGCGTCGAGCGCGGCGAGCGCCACAGTGCCCGCCAGGCCCGCACGGCGCGCTCCGGCCCGGGCATGACCGGAACGCCGCCGGCGCGGAGGCGGGCCGCGACCCCGGGGGCGTCGGCGGCGAAGGCCACGGCGGGCTTGCCCGTCGCCCGCGTGGCCGACACGACCGCCTCGGCGAACTCGGGAATATCCAGACCGACGTCGATGGCGACCGCACCGGCGATCGTCGGCTGATCGAAGACGACACGGACCGCCTCGACGATGCGCGAGGGCACCACCTGCGGCGTGAGATCCACGGGATTGCCCAGGGCTGCGAACGCGGGGACGAGCGGCCGCAGCCGGCTTCGCGCGGCCTCGTCCAGCGCCGGTACCGCCAGCCCGGCCCGCTCGGCACAGTCGGCGGCGACGACCGAGGGCCCGCCCGAGACGGTGATGATGGCGACGCTGGGCGCCGCCGGTCGCGCCGGCCCGCTGAGGGCCAGGGCCTCGATGGCGTCGAAGAACTCCTCGGTCTCCTCGACGTGCACGACGCGGGCATGCAGGCAGGCGGCGCGGAACACCGCGCCCGGACCAGCCACGGCTCCGGTGTGCGAGGCCGCGGCCCGCCGGCCGGCCTCCGAGCCGCCGGCCTTGAGCACGACCACCGGCTTGCGGCCCACCGCGCGCTCGGCGGCGGCGACGAACCGCCGTCCATCGACAATGTCCTCGAGGAAGCAGGCGATGAGGGTCGTCGCCTCGTCCTCGGCCAGGAAGGCGATCACCTCGGCCGCCTGCACATCGGCCTGGTTGCCGATGGACAGACAGCGGGCCACGCCGAGATCGCGGCTGCCCAGGTGCCGGAAGATGAGCCCCGCGTAGGCGCCGCTCTGAGAGACGATGCCGATGCCGCCCGGCCGCCGCGGCAGATCCCAGAAGTAGGTGCCGTTGAGCCCGGCCGGCGCCGAGTAGACACCCATGCAGTTCGGTCCCACCAGCCTGAGCCCGGCGGCTCGCGCGCTGGCCAGCAGCTCGGCCTGGGCGCTGCGACCTTCCTCGTCCACCTCGCCGAAGCCCGACGAGAGCACGATGGCCGCCCTGGTCCGCCGCATGGCCAGCGCCTTGACCGCCGCGGGCACCGCCGCGGCGGGCAGGCTCACCAGGGCCAGGTCGATCCCTTCGGGCAACGCCTCCACGACGGGGACCGTGGGCAGGCCGAGGATCGGCTCGCCGGCCGGGTTCACCGGGTAGAGCGCTCCGGAAAAACCGCCGTCCTTCACGTTCTTCAGCAGTCGAAAGCCGAGCTTGGCGGGATCGCGCGAGGCGCCCAGGATCGCGACGGAGCGCGGGGCGAAGAGCGCCTCGAGGCCGTCCATCACGGGACCAGGCGGAGGATGCGGTCGTCGCTCGCGGCGGGGGAGCCGCGCCCGTCCCGGTTGCTCGTGGCGATGTAGAGCGCCCCGTCCGGACCGACCACCACGTCGCGCAACCGCCCGTAGTCGCCGTCGAGCAGGGG includes:
- a CDS encoding acetate--CoA ligase family protein, which encodes MDGLEALFAPRSVAILGASRDPAKLGFRLLKNVKDGGFSGALYPVNPAGEPILGLPTVPVVEALPEGIDLALVSLPAAAVPAAVKALAMRRTRAAIVLSSGFGEVDEEGRSAQAELLASARAAGLRLVGPNCMGVYSAPAGLNGTYFWDLPRRPGGIGIVSQSGAYAGLIFRHLGSRDLGVARCLSIGNQADVQAAEVIAFLAEDEATTLIACFLEDIVDGRRFVAAAERAVGRKPVVVLKAGGSEAGRRAAASHTGAVAGPGAVFRAACLHARVVHVEETEEFFDAIEALALSGPARPAAPSVAIITVSGGPSVVAADCAERAGLAVPALDEAARSRLRPLVPAFAALGNPVDLTPQVVPSRIVEAVRVVFDQPTIAGAVAIDVGLDIPEFAEAVVSATRATGKPAVAFAADAPGVAARLRAGGVPVMPGPERAVRAWRALWRSPRSTPCRHGHDSSAPAGAAAASRPLSHAQARRLLETYGITFCREGAAGSADEAVMAAEAIGYPVVVKVDAPGVIHKTEVGGVALSLRDAAAVREACRELAGRVGVERFVVQAQVGPGVELLLGARRDEVFGPVVAVGAGGVLTEVVRDVALRLAPVADDDIREMLSEGGLPRLLGGPRGLPPVDRGPLAGAVRALGELMMAEAHVLEVDLNPIIAAGDRLTAVDALVIAGARP